ATCACAATTTCAAACTGCAGATATGGCAACAGAATCTGTGAAAACATCAGTTgttgaagaaaaagaggaagaagaaggtcTACCATCTCCTCCACTCGATGAAGGGGCTTTCTTTGCTACCCCGTCTTCAATGGAGCTGTCACAGGTGCCATATCTCATCTTTTTCAGTAAAACAACCACCTTTGTCATATACTGTAATTTGTTAGTAAAATGACTtggttttcttgtttttttttgcattcaaCCGCGATCACAAAGTTCTTTGATGGCATTGATGATGATGGAAGTGAGTTTCTTCCCTTTGTCTATTCTGCTGCTGTTTATTCTCTGGGCGTATGCCATTCGGTTCTTAGTCGAATTTCccactataaaaaaacaaagatggATTATTTCTTAATGAGGAGGATGTTATTTCAGATCCTCGAAACAGTGGGGAGTTCAACAAGAACCGAGAAAATGGCAGAAAGCCGACTATTCCAAAAACAGACAACCGTAAATGGAGACCTCAGAACCCCCATGACTCACGCCCTCCTCCAAATGACAGGAAACCTGAGCCTAAGAGAAATGAGGAAGCTACATGGATGAAACAAGCCCCTTCAAAACCTCATAGGCCTTCCAGTGATGAACCTGGACTAGGAAGACCAAAGCCTCCGAGCACTGAATCGGCCCTCAGTAGATTTAAACCTTCTCCCAAACCTAAGGTTGAATATGAGACCATCAAAACCCAGAAGAAATCCGAAAATCGCCCAATGCAGAGGAAACCAATGCCTCCACAACAGGAGGTGTGTCCATTGCAAACACTGTAGTGATTGTATGTATCTATTCGAGCTATAGCTATCTTGTTTCTCATCACACTGCTCTATTGTACTTAATTCCAGAAGGTGAATTTGAAAAACGAGGCTTCAGTTCGTATGAAATTAGAGGCTGCTAAAAGGAAACTGCAGGAACGCTATCAAGAAGCCGAAAATGGTGAGCTTGCTCTCAACTATaactaaatttgaaatatactaCCGGTATTAGTCATGAATGGCATGATTGTGATCATAtgcatgtttatgtttatcGTTGAACGTGGCTACTCACTGTCTGAAACAGCCAAGAAACAGAGAACCATACAAGTTGTGGAGTTGCAAGATCTCCCCAAGCAGAGCCAACAAAGGAATCCACACATGAGGGCAGGCAACCATAACAGGCAATGGACAAATGGACGACGATAGCATTGTAACTACTTCTACTaaacataatagtaataattctCAATTCTCTTCCATCTCTTCCGGTCAGAGTCCACTGGAAGGATGTCGCTAACCAGACAATTCAGTTTATCCCCTGGAAAATTTAAGCAGCAGGTTGGCGGGGAGGGGTATTTTGGTCTACTTAATGAAATCATGTAGCATAGATCTTGTATTCGATTGTTTAGAAAAGCATAGAGTAGC
The nucleotide sequence above comes from Salvia hispanica cultivar TCC Black 2014 chromosome 5, UniMelb_Shisp_WGS_1.0, whole genome shotgun sequence. Encoded proteins:
- the LOC125188531 gene encoding probable mediator of RNA polymerase II transcription subunit 26b isoform X1 — encoded protein: MGDGSGSVSLDKWRDYFRSASSDIFNIIEHAILIAASDCPHDFRLKRDRIAEMLFTCKLVKCFGCDKSEDKLKSEIDDTKESKVNSYAEALTDEIEEESQFYGEVLRIKDVVDHFEDESDALLFDCLRKLQLMPLSVEILKATEIGKSVNSLRKHGSKEIRNIVRMLIEDWKVMVDSWVNATVAVADMATESVKTSVVEEKEEEEGLPSPPLDEGAFFATPSSMELSQSTAITKFFDGIDDDGNPRNSGEFNKNRENGRKPTIPKTDNRKWRPQNPHDSRPPPNDRKPEPKRNEEATWMKQAPSKPHRPSSDEPGLGRPKPPSTESALSRFKPSPKPKVEYETIKTQKKSENRPMQRKPMPPQQEKVNLKNEASVRMKLEAAKRKLQERYQEAENAKKQRTIQVVELQDLPKQSQQRNPHMRAGNHNRQWTNGRR
- the LOC125188531 gene encoding probable mediator of RNA polymerase II transcription subunit 26b isoform X2, encoding MGDGSGSVSLDKWRDYFRSASSDIFNIIEHAILIAASDCPHDFRLKRDRIAEMLFTCKLVKCFGCDKSEDKLKSEIDDTKESKVNSYAEALTDEIEEESQFYGEVLRIKDVVDHFEDESDALLFDCLRKLQLMPLSVEILKATEIGKSVNSLRKHGSKEIRNIVRMLIEDWKVMVDSWVNATVAVADMATESVKTSVVEEKEEEEGLPSPPLDEGAFFATPSSMELSQFFDGIDDDGNPRNSGEFNKNRENGRKPTIPKTDNRKWRPQNPHDSRPPPNDRKPEPKRNEEATWMKQAPSKPHRPSSDEPGLGRPKPPSTESALSRFKPSPKPKVEYETIKTQKKSENRPMQRKPMPPQQEKVNLKNEASVRMKLEAAKRKLQERYQEAENAKKQRTIQVVELQDLPKQSQQRNPHMRAGNHNRQWTNGRR